A window of Psychromonas sp. CNPT3 contains these coding sequences:
- a CDS encoding LysR substrate-binding domain-containing protein, producing MSWQGINEFVAVAATQSFTMASKNLHISTAQVSRQVSALEKRLNIKLFYRSTRKVSLTQEGQLFYKDCKNVLEGLKAAEDALSNLQQQASGSIKLSAPITFGEQKIQPLLNDFIKLHPQIEIISELSNQRIDLLAGGFDLAIRLGSLEDSNLLAKKLALRSTYVCASPAYIEKFGVPHSTSELRTHNCLLGTRDMWHFNEQGKEKNIRVKGNIRCNSGIGLVDAALKGIGLIQLANDYVDEYIKSGQLIRVLDSVRPNDEAIWAIYPENRYVAPKIRLLIDFLANNLQ from the coding sequence ATGAGTTGGCAAGGGATCAATGAATTTGTGGCAGTCGCTGCAACGCAAAGTTTTACCATGGCATCTAAGAACTTACATATTTCGACAGCGCAAGTCAGTCGGCAAGTGAGCGCATTAGAGAAAAGATTAAATATTAAACTTTTTTATCGTAGTACTCGTAAAGTGAGTTTGACTCAAGAAGGGCAACTATTTTATAAAGATTGTAAAAATGTATTAGAAGGCTTAAAAGCTGCGGAAGATGCATTGAGTAATTTACAACAGCAAGCATCAGGATCGATAAAACTATCTGCCCCTATCACCTTTGGTGAGCAAAAAATTCAACCGTTATTAAATGATTTTATAAAATTACATCCCCAAATAGAGATCATTAGTGAGTTGAGTAATCAACGAATTGATCTATTGGCGGGAGGGTTTGATTTAGCTATTCGTCTTGGGAGCTTAGAAGATTCTAATTTATTGGCTAAAAAATTGGCGCTACGCTCAACTTATGTGTGCGCCTCACCAGCCTATATTGAAAAATTTGGAGTGCCACACTCAACCTCTGAATTGCGAACACATAATTGCTTATTAGGCACGCGCGATATGTGGCATTTTAATGAGCAAGGTAAAGAAAAGAATATACGCGTTAAAGGTAATATACGCTGTAATAGTGGTATTGGGCTGGTGGATGCCGCGCTTAAAGGCATTGGTTTGATCCAGCTTGCAAATGACTATGTAGATGAATATATTAAGTCCGGTCAACTTATTAGAGTGTTAGACAGTGTGCGCCCAAACGATGAGGCTATTTGGGCTATTTATCCTGAAAATCGTTATGTTGCACCTAAAATACGGCTATTAATTGACTTTTTGGCAAATAATTTACAATAA
- the phoA gene encoding alkaline phosphatase, with protein sequence MKTSALTALALMGFFATPGVYANNQFLDRSAQGDITQQGGARRLNNDISPELQKMLENNKSAKNVILLIGDGMGDSEITIARNYVYGAGGFFPGIDALPLTGQYTHYSLNKKTQKPDYVTDSAASATAWSTGVKTYNGALGVDVFGNAHPTILELAKKAHKATGNVSTAEIQDATPAALYSHVSQRKCYGPNVTAKKCPEALLKNGGKGSITEQLLNTRADVVLGGGSATFSEKALSGQWRGKTLKAQALARGYQLVSNVKEMQSIKKADQKHPLLGLFSPGNMPVRWLGPKASYHGNLDKPAVICKNNPARTENIPTLGEMTEVAINLLKDSPKGFFLQVEGASIDKQDHAANACGQIGETVDLDEAVQVALAFAKKEGNTLVIVTADHAHASQIVYPETKAPGLTQALMTKDGAPMAISYGNSEGDSMGHTGAQLRVAAYGPYAGNIVGLTDQTDLFFTMKRALGIK encoded by the coding sequence ATGAAAACATCAGCATTGACAGCACTGGCTTTAATGGGTTTTTTTGCAACACCTGGGGTATATGCAAATAATCAATTCTTAGATCGCAGTGCACAGGGTGATATAACCCAACAAGGAGGAGCCAGGCGCTTAAATAATGATATCAGCCCAGAGCTTCAAAAAATGCTAGAAAATAATAAGAGTGCCAAAAATGTGATTTTATTAATTGGCGATGGCATGGGCGACTCAGAAATTACGATTGCACGTAACTATGTGTATGGTGCTGGTGGTTTCTTTCCTGGTATTGATGCACTTCCATTAACAGGCCAATATACGCATTATTCCCTTAATAAAAAAACACAAAAACCTGATTATGTCACGGACTCTGCAGCCTCTGCGACGGCGTGGTCAACGGGCGTTAAAACATATAATGGTGCATTAGGCGTCGATGTTTTTGGCAATGCACACCCTACTATTCTTGAGCTTGCAAAAAAAGCACATAAAGCCACGGGGAATGTATCTACTGCTGAAATTCAAGATGCCACGCCAGCTGCATTATATTCACATGTATCACAACGAAAATGTTATGGACCTAATGTGACGGCAAAAAAATGTCCTGAAGCGTTACTTAAAAATGGTGGCAAAGGATCGATTACTGAGCAATTATTAAATACGCGTGCAGATGTGGTACTTGGTGGTGGATCTGCAACGTTTTCAGAAAAAGCGTTAAGTGGGCAATGGCGCGGTAAAACATTAAAAGCACAAGCACTGGCTCGCGGCTATCAATTAGTGAGTAATGTCAAAGAGATGCAAAGTATTAAAAAAGCGGATCAAAAACATCCTTTACTCGGGCTATTTTCACCCGGTAACATGCCGGTACGCTGGCTTGGACCTAAAGCGTCTTATCATGGCAACTTAGATAAACCGGCCGTGATCTGTAAAAACAATCCTGCTCGTACTGAAAACATTCCTACATTAGGTGAAATGACAGAAGTCGCGATTAATTTATTAAAAGATTCACCTAAAGGTTTTTTCTTACAAGTCGAAGGTGCATCGATTGATAAACAAGATCATGCGGCGAATGCCTGTGGACAAATAGGTGAGACGGTCGATCTTGATGAAGCGGTACAGGTCGCGCTAGCATTTGCTAAAAAAGAGGGCAATACATTAGTGATAGTCACCGCTGATCATGCGCATGCGTCACAAATTGTGTACCCGGAGACAAAAGCACCAGGGCTAACCCAAGCATTAATGACAAAAGATGGTGCACCCATGGCGATAAGTTACGGTAATTCGGAAGGCGACAGTATGGGTCATACGGGAGCACAACTTCGCGTTGCAGCATATGGCCCTTATGCGGGTAATATTGTCGGTTTAACGGATCAAACAGATCTCTTCTTTACAATGAAACGCGCCCTCGGTATTAAATAA
- the ubiG gene encoding bifunctional 2-polyprenyl-6-hydroxyphenol methylase/3-demethylubiquinol 3-O-methyltransferase UbiG, protein MSQNIPSTENDKYEENVDPKEIEKFSAMATQWWDLEGDFKPLHMLNPTRLEYIEQGVDGLFAKSVVDIGCGGGILAESMAKKGAKVIGIDMAHASLQIARLHALETATTLDYQKTTAEAFASEHKAQFDVVTCMEMLEHVPDPASIIQACCSMLKPGGSVYFSTINKTMKAYLMMILGAEHVLRWVPKGTHEYKKFIRPSILLAAIDNTSLKCVDLCGVEYRPLHHDFHITKNVSVNYMLHCIKAK, encoded by the coding sequence ATGTCTCAAAATATCCCATCCACTGAAAATGATAAATACGAAGAAAATGTAGATCCTAAAGAAATTGAAAAATTTTCAGCTATGGCGACGCAATGGTGGGATCTTGAAGGCGACTTTAAACCCTTACATATGCTAAATCCCACACGCCTCGAATATATCGAACAAGGTGTTGATGGTTTATTTGCTAAAAGTGTCGTTGATATTGGCTGCGGAGGGGGAATTTTAGCTGAAAGTATGGCAAAAAAAGGCGCTAAGGTGATTGGTATTGATATGGCACATGCCTCATTACAAATCGCACGTTTACATGCCTTAGAGACGGCAACCACATTAGACTACCAAAAAACCACAGCAGAGGCCTTTGCCAGCGAACATAAAGCGCAATTTGATGTGGTGACTTGCATGGAAATGCTAGAGCACGTTCCCGATCCCGCTTCTATTATCCAAGCGTGTTGTTCTATGCTAAAGCCCGGTGGCAGTGTGTATTTCTCAACCATCAATAAAACAATGAAAGCTTACTTGATGATGATATTAGGCGCAGAGCATGTATTAAGGTGGGTACCTAAAGGCACTCATGAATACAAGAAGTTTATTCGCCCTTCTATCTTACTGGCAGCAATCGATAACACCTCATTAAAGTGTGTCGATTTATGTGGCGTTGAATATCGCCCTTTACATCATGATTTTCACATTACAAAAAATGTCTCTGTTAATTATATGTTGCACTGCATTAAAGCTAAATAG
- the gyrA gene encoding DNA topoisomerase (ATP-hydrolyzing) subunit A, with protein sequence MSEFAPDVSPINIEDELKNSYLEYAMSVIVGRALPDVRDGLKPVHRRVLFAMNVLRNDWNKPYKKSARVVGDVIGKYHPHGDTAVYDTIVRMAQDFSLRYMLIDGQGNFGSVDGDSAAAMRYTEIRMDKIAHELLADLDKETVDFVPNYDGTELIPEVMPTKIPNLLINGSSGIAVGMATNIPPHNLGEVIDGCLALINNPDLTIDQLIEYIPGPDFPTAGIINGRKGIIDGYKTGRGKLKIRAKARVEVNEKTGRETIIVDELPYQVNKARLIEKIAELVKDKKIEGISALRDESDKDGMRMVIEVKRGEVGEVILNNLYAQTQMQSSFGINMVALDHGQPKLLNLKEMLHAFILHRREVVTRRTVFELKKARARAHLLEGLAISLANIEPIIELIRHSSTPAEAKTALQAQGWKLGNVAAMLEASGVDVARPDGLAIEFGMRDDLYFMTDTQAQAILDMRLHKLTGLEHEKILNEYKELIEIITALLFILENPHRLMEVITEELNDVRANFADARRTEITASETDLCMEDLITEEDVVVTLSHEGYVKYQPLTDYEAQRRGGKGKSATKMKDEDFIDKLLVASTHDTILCFSTRGRLYWLKVFQLPLASRQARGRPIINILPLEQGERITAILPVRTYDDDKFVFMATANGTVKKTALSAYSRPRASGLIAINLNDDNELIGALITNGENEIMIFSDAGKVVRFKEAEETLVVDEQGNPVLDENGVQEIKFKGVRPMGRTATGVRGIKLKEGEKAVSLIVPNATGHILTCTENGYGKRTPLSDYASKSRATQGVISIKVSERNGKVVGAVQVDENDEIMLISNRGTLVRTPVHGVSIVGRNTQGVTLIRTRDDEKIVALQRIEEVHELPVYEDDETTQNIPVEQKEGAELDPEITESNDETLSE encoded by the coding sequence ATGAGTGAATTTGCACCCGATGTATCTCCAATTAACATTGAAGATGAATTAAAGAACTCTTATCTTGAATATGCAATGAGCGTTATTGTTGGGCGTGCTTTGCCTGATGTACGTGATGGCCTTAAGCCTGTGCATCGTCGCGTTTTGTTTGCGATGAACGTATTACGTAATGATTGGAATAAACCTTATAAAAAATCAGCACGTGTTGTTGGTGATGTTATCGGTAAATACCATCCACATGGTGATACTGCGGTCTACGATACAATCGTACGTATGGCACAAGATTTCTCATTACGTTACATGTTGATTGACGGACAAGGTAACTTCGGATCTGTAGATGGGGATAGCGCGGCTGCAATGCGTTATACCGAAATTCGTATGGATAAGATCGCGCATGAATTATTGGCCGATTTAGATAAAGAAACGGTTGATTTTGTACCCAACTATGATGGTACTGAGCTTATTCCTGAAGTAATGCCAACAAAAATACCTAACCTACTTATTAATGGTTCATCAGGTATTGCGGTTGGTATGGCAACCAATATCCCACCACATAATTTAGGTGAAGTGATTGATGGTTGCTTAGCGTTAATTAATAATCCTGATCTTACTATTGATCAATTAATTGAATATATCCCCGGTCCAGATTTTCCAACCGCGGGCATTATAAATGGCCGTAAAGGCATTATTGACGGTTATAAAACCGGTCGTGGAAAATTAAAAATCCGCGCTAAAGCCCGCGTTGAAGTCAATGAAAAAACAGGTCGTGAAACGATCATTGTTGATGAACTACCTTACCAAGTTAATAAAGCACGCTTAATTGAAAAAATTGCTGAATTAGTTAAAGATAAAAAAATAGAAGGTATCAGTGCACTGCGTGATGAGTCAGATAAAGACGGCATGCGTATGGTGATTGAAGTGAAACGTGGTGAAGTGGGGGAGGTTATTTTAAATAACCTTTATGCACAAACACAAATGCAATCGTCATTTGGTATCAATATGGTAGCCCTGGATCACGGCCAACCTAAATTATTGAACCTAAAAGAAATGTTACATGCATTTATCTTGCATCGCCGTGAAGTGGTAACACGTCGCACCGTGTTTGAATTGAAAAAAGCACGAGCCCGTGCGCATTTATTAGAAGGTTTGGCGATTTCATTGGCGAACATTGAGCCTATCATTGAGCTTATTCGTCATTCATCAACGCCTGCTGAAGCAAAAACTGCATTACAAGCACAAGGCTGGAAACTCGGTAATGTCGCAGCGATGTTAGAAGCGTCAGGTGTTGATGTTGCGCGCCCAGATGGACTTGCGATTGAATTTGGTATGCGTGATGATTTGTACTTCATGACAGACACACAAGCCCAAGCCATTTTGGATATGCGTTTGCATAAATTAACGGGTCTTGAGCATGAAAAAATATTAAATGAATACAAAGAATTAATTGAAATTATCACTGCTCTGTTATTTATTTTAGAAAACCCTCATCGTCTAATGGAAGTGATCACTGAAGAATTAAACGATGTTCGTGCTAATTTTGCAGATGCTCGTCGTACTGAAATCACCGCGTCTGAGACAGATCTTTGTATGGAAGACTTGATCACTGAAGAAGATGTTGTCGTGACGCTATCGCATGAAGGTTATGTGAAGTACCAACCACTCACCGACTATGAAGCGCAGCGTCGTGGTGGTAAAGGTAAATCAGCAACGAAAATGAAAGACGAAGACTTTATTGATAAGTTATTAGTGGCAAGTACACACGATACTATCTTGTGTTTCTCTACGCGTGGACGTTTATACTGGTTAAAAGTATTCCAATTGCCTTTAGCATCTCGTCAAGCACGTGGTCGTCCGATTATTAATATCTTACCGTTAGAGCAAGGCGAACGTATCACCGCTATTTTACCGGTTCGTACCTATGATGATGATAAATTTGTATTTATGGCAACGGCCAATGGTACGGTTAAGAAAACAGCATTAAGTGCTTATAGTCGTCCTCGTGCAAGTGGTCTGATTGCTATCAACTTAAATGATGATAATGAACTGATTGGCGCATTGATAACCAATGGTGAGAATGAGATCATGATATTCTCAGATGCGGGTAAAGTTGTACGCTTTAAAGAAGCAGAAGAAACTTTAGTTGTCGATGAGCAAGGTAACCCTGTACTCGATGAAAATGGCGTACAAGAGATCAAGTTTAAAGGGGTTCGTCCAATGGGACGTACTGCGACGGGTGTACGTGGTATCAAACTTAAAGAAGGCGAAAAAGCGGTTTCTTTAATTGTACCGAATGCAACGGGGCACATCTTAACCTGTACTGAAAATGGTTATGGTAAACGTACTCCATTGAGCGATTATGCATCGAAGAGTCGTGCGACGCAGGGCGTTATCTCGATTAAAGTGAGTGAGCGTAATGGTAAAGTTGTTGGCGCAGTACAAGTTGATGAAAACGATGAGATCATGTTGATTTCAAATCGTGGAACGTTAGTGCGTACTCCGGTACATGGTGTCTCAATTGTGGGACGTAATACCCAAGGCGTGACGCTTATCCGTACGCGTGATGATGAAAAAATAGTGGCGCTACAACGCATTGAAGAGGTACATGAGTTACCTGTTTATGAGGATGATGAAACAACACAAAACATCCCAGTTGAGCAGAAAGAGGGAGCCGAGCTGGATCCCGAAATAACAGAAAGCAACGATGAGACGCTTTCTGAATAA
- the serC gene encoding 3-phosphoserine/phosphohydroxythreonine transaminase, producing MNNIFNFCAGPAMLPHDVMLQAQKEFCNWQDNGVSVMEMSHRSPEYMAMASEAEQDLRDLMDIPDNYKVLFCHGGGRGQFSAIPFNLLGDKLEADYLLTGQWSKSATLEAKKYARITDTNIITITEQGKTSVLPCAQWPINAGAAYVHYCPNETVDGIEIFEIPETGVVPLVADMSSTILSRPIDVSKFGLIYAGAQKNIGPAGLAIVIVREDLIGHARRAIPSIFDYEIQAKSNSMYNTPPTYSWYLAGLVFKWLKAQGGLVEVEKRNIEKASLLYSFIDSSNFYENNIDKSVRSRMNIPFTLVDESLNSAFLSASKAAGLLTLKGHKSVGGMRASVYNAMPLAGVQALVKFMADFEKDNI from the coding sequence ATGAATAACATATTTAATTTTTGTGCCGGCCCTGCAATGTTGCCTCATGATGTTATGTTACAAGCCCAAAAGGAATTTTGTAATTGGCAAGACAATGGTGTTTCGGTGATGGAAATGAGTCATCGTAGTCCTGAATATATGGCAATGGCCAGTGAGGCGGAGCAAGATCTTCGCGATTTAATGGATATTCCTGATAATTATAAAGTCCTTTTTTGTCATGGTGGTGGACGGGGGCAGTTTTCAGCTATTCCTTTTAATTTATTAGGTGATAAGTTAGAAGCCGACTACTTACTAACGGGGCAGTGGTCAAAATCTGCGACGCTTGAAGCTAAAAAATATGCACGTATTACCGATACAAATATAATCACCATCACCGAGCAAGGTAAAACCAGTGTCTTACCGTGTGCGCAGTGGCCGATTAATGCGGGCGCTGCTTATGTACATTATTGCCCTAATGAAACCGTAGATGGTATTGAAATTTTTGAAATTCCAGAAACCGGTGTTGTGCCTTTAGTTGCTGATATGAGTTCAACGATTTTATCGCGTCCGATAGACGTTTCAAAATTTGGTCTTATTTATGCAGGCGCGCAAAAAAATATAGGCCCTGCAGGATTAGCGATTGTGATTGTTCGTGAGGATTTAATTGGTCACGCAAGGCGCGCTATTCCCTCTATTTTTGATTATGAAATACAGGCCAAATCTAATTCAATGTACAATACGCCACCTACTTATTCTTGGTATTTAGCGGGCCTTGTTTTTAAATGGTTAAAAGCACAAGGCGGTTTAGTTGAGGTAGAAAAAAGAAATATAGAGAAAGCGTCGCTACTTTACTCGTTTATCGACAGCAGTAACTTTTATGAAAATAATATTGATAAATCGGTACGTAGCCGTATGAATATTCCTTTTACGCTGGTGGACGAAAGTTTAAACAGTGCTTTTTTAAGTGCGTCAAAAGCGGCGGGTTTATTAACCCTAAAAGGGCATAAATCGGTAGGTGGAATGCGTGCGAGCGTTTATAACGCCATGCCTCTTGCTGGCGTACAAGCTTTGGTTAAGTTTATGGCTGATTTTGAAAAAGATAATATATAG
- the hisC gene encoding histidinol-phosphate transaminase, protein MSTDFLKLANVGVQKLHPYQPGKPSDELAREMGITDIVKLASNENPLGVSIAVKKGLIECIDELSLYPDANGHYLKQALADKYALKAAQVTLGNGSNDLLEMLTHAFVCASDEVIFAQYSFVVYGLLTQSIGARAVVVPAREYGHDLEAMLDAITPRTKLVFIANPNNPTGTFLKPDALKTFISRVPTHVLVVLDEAYFEYVNVEHAEDSSAWIVEFPNLIVLRTFSKAYGLAGLRIGYSLSNSSIAEILNRIRQPFNCNALALKAAFIALNDRAYLQQTVALNNAGMKNLSDYFKRSSLDFIASEGNFIMVDVQRSADDVYQALLKEGVIVRPLGPYGLKNHLRVSIGTETQNQRFKGALTHVLK, encoded by the coding sequence ATGAGTACTGATTTTTTAAAGTTAGCCAATGTGGGGGTGCAAAAATTACACCCTTATCAGCCAGGTAAACCCAGTGATGAACTTGCACGTGAAATGGGCATTACGGATATTGTTAAATTAGCCTCTAATGAGAATCCATTAGGCGTAAGTATTGCTGTTAAAAAAGGCTTAATTGAATGTATCGATGAGCTTTCACTTTATCCGGATGCTAATGGCCATTATTTAAAACAAGCGTTAGCGGATAAATACGCATTAAAAGCTGCGCAAGTTACCTTGGGTAATGGCTCTAATGATTTATTAGAAATGTTGACCCATGCTTTTGTCTGCGCATCTGATGAAGTTATCTTTGCGCAGTATTCTTTTGTTGTTTACGGTTTGCTGACTCAATCGATTGGGGCGCGCGCCGTCGTGGTACCTGCGCGTGAATACGGGCATGATTTAGAGGCAATGTTAGATGCTATTACGCCTCGCACTAAACTTGTCTTTATTGCAAATCCGAATAATCCTACGGGAACCTTTTTAAAGCCTGATGCCTTAAAAACATTCATTTCACGCGTACCTACACACGTTTTAGTAGTGCTAGATGAAGCTTACTTTGAGTATGTGAATGTAGAGCATGCCGAAGACAGTAGTGCGTGGATAGTTGAGTTTCCTAATTTGATTGTGCTGCGCACCTTTTCTAAAGCTTATGGCTTAGCGGGGCTTCGCATCGGTTATAGTTTATCAAATTCATCGATAGCCGAAATATTAAACCGTATTCGCCAGCCTTTTAATTGTAATGCATTGGCGCTTAAAGCTGCCTTTATCGCCTTAAATGATCGCGCTTATTTACAACAAACAGTCGCATTAAATAATGCCGGAATGAAAAATTTAAGTGACTACTTTAAACGTAGCTCTCTTGATTTTATTGCCTCGGAAGGCAATTTTATTATGGTAGATGTACAACGCTCTGCAGATGATGTGTATCAGGCATTATTAAAAGAAGGGGTGATAGTACGACCTTTGGGTCCATATGGATTAAAAAATCATTTACGCGTTAGCATTGGTACAGAAACACAAAATCAGCGCTTTAAAGGTGCATTAACGCACGTCTTAAAATAA
- the aroA gene encoding 3-phosphoshikimate 1-carboxyvinyltransferase — protein MQQLRLQPIRKVQGEINLPGSKSLSNRALLLAALSKGTTHLTNLLDSDDVAHMLSALQKLGVKVSLSAQKTQCTIIGLGRAFNTQEMGELTLFLGNAGTAMRPLCAALCLGQGDYVLTGEARMFERPIGSLVDALRDAGAKVSYLGTENYPPLRIQGQGLKGGNIKIDGSVSSQFLTAFLMSAPMASADTRIEIIGELVSKPYIKITLKIMKDFGVEVEHDNYQTFIVKGKQTYTAPGDYLVEGDASSASYFLAAGAIAGGSITVTGVGKKSIQGDIAFADALQAMGAKIEWGDDYIKASKGPLKAIDMDFNHIPDAAMTLAMVALFAKGTTHIRNIYNWRVKETDRLYAMAKELRKVGAEVVEGKDYISITPPKVFKDACIDTYDDHRIAMCFSLVALAKTGVSINDPQCTSKTFPDFFNKFSSVSCY, from the coding sequence ATGCAACAACTGCGTCTGCAACCCATCCGTAAAGTGCAGGGTGAAATCAACCTTCCTGGCTCAAAAAGCCTGTCTAATCGCGCCTTATTACTGGCAGCCTTAAGTAAAGGTACGACGCATTTAACCAACCTACTTGATAGTGATGATGTCGCGCATATGCTCAGTGCGCTACAAAAGTTAGGGGTTAAGGTAAGTTTATCTGCGCAAAAAACACAATGTACGATAATCGGTCTTGGGCGTGCATTTAATACCCAAGAAATGGGTGAGTTAACACTCTTTTTAGGCAATGCGGGCACTGCCATGCGCCCCCTTTGTGCAGCATTATGTTTAGGCCAAGGCGATTATGTCTTAACGGGTGAAGCGCGCATGTTTGAGCGACCTATTGGCTCTCTCGTTGATGCCTTAAGAGATGCGGGCGCCAAAGTCAGTTATTTAGGAACTGAAAATTATCCGCCACTGCGCATTCAAGGCCAAGGTCTTAAAGGTGGCAATATAAAAATAGACGGCAGTGTCTCGAGTCAATTTTTAACGGCTTTTTTAATGTCAGCGCCAATGGCAAGTGCGGATACTCGTATCGAAATTATCGGCGAATTAGTGTCTAAGCCTTACATAAAAATTACGTTGAAAATCATGAAAGACTTTGGTGTTGAGGTTGAGCATGATAACTATCAAACCTTCATCGTTAAAGGTAAGCAAACCTATACGGCGCCTGGCGACTATTTAGTTGAGGGCGACGCTTCTTCTGCCTCTTATTTTTTAGCTGCCGGCGCGATTGCGGGTGGCTCTATTACAGTGACAGGGGTCGGTAAAAAATCCATTCAAGGCGACATTGCTTTTGCTGATGCGCTGCAAGCGATGGGCGCCAAGATAGAGTGGGGCGATGATTATATTAAAGCGAGTAAAGGGCCGTTAAAAGCGATTGATATGGACTTTAATCATATCCCTGATGCAGCAATGACGCTTGCGATGGTGGCTCTCTTTGCAAAAGGCACCACGCACATTCGTAACATTTATAATTGGCGGGTGAAGGAAACAGACCGATTATATGCCATGGCCAAAGAGTTGCGTAAAGTGGGCGCAGAGGTTGTCGAAGGTAAGGACTACATCAGTATTACGCCACCAAAAGTATTTAAAGATGCTTGTATTGATACTTATGATGACCATCGTATTGCCATGTGTTTTTCGTTAGTGGCTTTGGCTAAAACGGGCGTGAGCATCAATGATCCTCAGTGCACCTCTAAAACGTTTCCTGATTTTTTCAATAAATTTAGCAGTGTAAGTTGTTATTAA
- a CDS encoding potassium channel family protein — protein sequence MKKNLHNKQFAVIGLGRFGMALCQELADQGAQVLAIDIVESFVKKAAEFVSHAVVADCGDEESVAELKLEDYDIVMVAIGDDINVSILTTLVLKECGAKAVWVKAKNKYHAKILKKIGADKIISPERDMGIRIARNMLDQRVFDYLSLGSGLAITEVVVSCEYFGSPLHEHPCGVCDETSILAYKRGATLYNHPDRDTKLEVGDILIIAGQESKIKEQLNNL from the coding sequence ATGAAAAAGAATCTACATAACAAACAGTTTGCGGTGATCGGTTTAGGACGTTTTGGTATGGCGCTTTGTCAAGAGTTAGCAGATCAAGGCGCACAAGTATTGGCTATCGATATTGTAGAGAGCTTTGTAAAAAAAGCCGCTGAATTTGTAAGTCATGCCGTGGTTGCTGATTGTGGTGATGAAGAAAGCGTTGCTGAGTTAAAATTAGAAGATTACGATATTGTGATGGTCGCCATTGGTGATGACATAAACGTCAGTATATTAACCACCTTGGTGCTCAAAGAATGTGGTGCCAAAGCTGTATGGGTTAAAGCGAAAAACAAATATCACGCAAAAATATTAAAAAAGATAGGCGCAGATAAAATTATCAGTCCAGAGCGTGACATGGGGATCCGTATTGCGCGTAATATGCTTGATCAGCGCGTTTTTGATTATCTGTCTCTTGGCAGTGGGCTTGCTATTACTGAGGTGGTGGTAAGTTGTGAATATTTTGGTTCTCCTCTGCATGAACATCCCTGTGGCGTCTGTGATGAAACGTCTATTTTAGCGTATAAACGTGGCGCTACTCTGTATAACCACCCAGATCGCGATACCAAGCTTGAAGTGGGAGATATTTTGATCATTGCAGGCCAAGAAAGTAAAATTAAAGAGCAATTGAATAATTTATGA